Proteins encoded by one window of Haematobia irritans isolate KBUSLIRL chromosome 2, ASM5000362v1, whole genome shotgun sequence:
- the Top2 gene encoding DNA topoisomerase 2: MENGSGASGSGGVSIEKMYQKKSQLEHILLRPDTYIGSVEHTKELMWVYNEEKNRMVQKEISFVPGLYKIYDEILVNAADNKQRDKSMSAIKIDIDAEKNTISVWNNGQGIPVTMHKEEKMYVPTMIFGHLLTSSNYNDDEKKVTGGRNGYGAKLCNIFSTMFTVETASKQYKRSFKQTWASNMTKTTEPKIKDFAGTDYTKITFSPDLAKFKMDRLDEDIVSLLSRRAFDVAASTKGIAVYLNGKKLAVKNFKDYIDLYVKGEDDSAGQPVKIVYEQCGERWEIACCPSDRGFQQVSFVNSIATTKGGRHVDHVVDNIIKQLLEVLKKKNKGGINIKPFQVRNHMWIFVNCLIENPTFDSQTKENMTLQAKGFGSKCTISEKFIGSVSKSGIVESVLSWAKFKAQNDIAKTGGKKSSKIKGIPKLEDANEAGTKNSYMCTLILTEGDSAKSLAVSGLGVIGRNFYGVFPLRGKLLNVREATFKQLAENAEINNLCKIIGLQYKKKYLTMDDIKTLRYGKVMIMTDQDQDGSHIKGLLINFIHTNWPELLRLPFLEEFITPIVKATKKNEELSFYSLPEFEEWKNDTPNHNTYNIKYYKGLGTSTSKEAKEYFQDMERHRILFKYDGSKDDDSIVMAFSKKHIESRKEWLTAHMDEVKRRKTLGLPERYLYAKGTKAVTYADFVNLELILFSNADNVRSIPCLVDGFKPGQRKVMFTCFKRNDKREVKVAQLSGSVAEMSAYHHGEVSLQMTIVNLAQNYVGSNNINLLEPRGQFGTRLTGGKDSASARYIFTIMSPLARLIFHPSDDPLLQYEVDDGQKIEPVWYIPIIPMVLVNGADGIGTGWSTKIYNHNPRDIMRNIRRMLGGEEPQPMHPWYKNFRGAIEYISDGRYISSGNIQIIQGDKVEISELPIGTWTQTYKENVLEPLANGSEKIKPIIADYREYHTDTTVRFVITLAPGEFDRLNEEPGGFHRVFKLTSSMSTNQMHAFDELNCLRRFPTSMDVLKSFYPLRLEYYQKRKDYLVGMLTAQADRLTDQARFILEKCERTLVVENKKRKSMIDELIKRGYRPDPVKEWQRRINMQEEEEPEDEDDGAEEEASVSGIKKEKKVVDPEKAFQKLTDVKKFDYLLGMSMWMLTEERKNELLKQRDQKLAELAALKEKTIQTLWLDDLDEFEKKLDEVEEKERLDELGINKKQAKALAKNKAAAAAATKKRGGKDASGDVFPDPQGVKVEFKVTEEIMKKVAAAVAASSGVAKVKKEKVDKKAAKAGGVKQEGEEGDEFDALVEGKAPKVKKEPGVKKPRKKKEDSGADGLKQSKLNFKGKGGRKKANSSDEDDIDGSGSDLDIHVDSVAPRADRPGRRATAKKFNYSALLDSEEEKSSDGEMVFKENDAVKAPTHTVAKISDEENSELDDFQPEESPDKKKKPAAAKRPRKKALSSPESEEDTKKKKKKRIVNSDSDDDDDSDFEA, encoded by the exons gatGAAATCTTGGTAAATGCTGCTGACAACAAGCAGAGGGACAAGTCTATGAGCGCTATTAAAATCGATATTGATGCtgaaaaaaatacgatttcggTGTGGAACAATGGCCAAGGTATCCCGGTTACCATGCACAAAGAGGAAAAAATGTACGTTCCTACTATGATTTTCGGGCATCTCTTGACCTCATCCAACTACAACGATGATGAAAAGAAGGTCACTGGTGGTCGTAATGGCTATGGCGCCAAATTGTGTAATATATTTTCAACAATGTTTACAGTTGAGACGGCTTCCAAGCAATATAAACGCTCATTCAAACAAACCTGGGCCAGCAATATGACAAAAACTACAGAACCCAAAATAAAAGATTTTGCTGGCACTGATTACACCAAGATTACTTTTTCCCCGGATTTGGCAAAGTTTAAAATGGATCGGTTGGATGAGGATATTGTATCTTTGTTGTCCAGAAGAGCATTTGATGTTGCGGCATCTACCAAAGGCATAGCCGTATACCTCAATGGCAAGAAACTAGCAGTTAAGAATTTCAAGGACTATATTGATTTGTATGTCAAGGGTGAGGACGACTCTGCAGGTCAGCCCGTCAAGATTGTCTATGAACAATGCGGTGAGCGTTGGGAGATAGCGTGTTGTCCCTCGGACAGAGGTTTCCAGCAAGTTTCTTTTGTGAATTCGATAGCAACCACCAAGGGTGGTCGTCACGTCGACCATGTAGTCGACAATATTATCAAACAGCTGCTAGAGgttctaaaaaagaaaaacaagggTGGTATTAACATCAAACCCTTCCAGGTCCGTAATCATATGTGGATCTTTGTGAATTGTCTAATTGAAAATCCCACATTCGATTCACAAACTAAAGAGAATATGACGTTACAAGCAAAAGGTTTTGGATCGAAATGTACCATATCTGAGAAGTTCATTGGATCGGTATCGAAATCGGGTATTGTAGAATCGGTACTTTCCTGGGCTAAATTTAAAGCACAAAATGACATTGCCAAGACGGGCGGTAAGAAGTCGTCCAAGATCAAAGGTATACCTAAGTTGGAGGATGCTAATGAGGCCGGTACAAAGAATTCTTACATGTGCACTTTGATTCTCACCGAGGGAGACTCAGCCAAATCGTTGGCTGTCTCTGGCCTTGGTGTCATTGGACGAAATTTCTATGGTGTATTTCCACTTCGTGGTAAACTTCTAAATGTCCGTGAAGCCACATTCAAACAGTTGGCCGAGAATGCTGAAATCAATAATCTTTGCAAAATCATTGGTTTacaatataagaaaaaatatcttACCATGGATGACATAAAAACTCTGCGTTACGGAAAGGTAATGATCATGACTGATCAGGATCAGGACGGTTCCCATATCAAAGGATTATTAATCAACTTTATACACACCAACTGGCCAGAATTACTGCGTTTGCCTTTCTTGGAAGAATTTATTACGCCAATTGTTAAGGCAACCAAAAAGAATGAAGAATTGTCATTCTACTCTCTGCCAGAGTTTGAAGAGTGGAAGAACGATACCCCCAACCATAATACGTACAATATCAAATACTACAAag GTTTGGGTACCTCCACATCGAAGGAGGCTAAAGAATATTTCCAAGATATGGAACGTCATCGTATTCTATTCAAATATGACGGCAGTAAAGATGATGACAGTATTGTAATGGCTTTCTCCAAAAAGCATATAGAATCTCGTAAAGAATGGCTAACAGCTCATATGGATGAAGTGAAGAGGCGTAAAACCTTGGGGTTACCTGAGCGTTATTTGTACGCTAAGGGCACAAAAGCAGTAACATACgcagattttgtcaatttggaATTGATTTTGTTCTCCAACGCAGACAATGTTCGTTCCATACCATGTTTGGTAGATGGTTTTAAACCTGGCCAGCGTAAAGTTATGTTCACATGCTTTAAACGTAATGACAAGCGGGAAGTCAAGGTTGCCCAGTTGTCCGGTTCTGTGGCTGAGATGTCCGCCTATCACCATGGTGAAGTTTCACTGCAAATGACTATAGTTAATTTGGCCCAAAACTATGTGGGTTCGAATAATATCAATTTGTTGGAGCCTAGAGGTCAGTTTGGTACCCGTTTAACAGGTGGCAAGGACAGTGCTAGTGCTCGTTACATTTTCACAATAATGTCTCCACTTGCTCGATTGATTTTCCATCCCTCTGACGATCCTCTATTGCAATACGAAGTAGATGATGGTCAAAAGATTGAACCCGTATGGTACATTCCTATAATACCAATGGTTTTGGTAAATGGAGCCGATGGTATAGGTACAGGTTGGTCAACCAAAATCTACAACCACAATCCAAGAGATATTATGAGAAATATCAGACGTATGTTGGGTGGCGAAGAACCACAACCAATGCATCCATG GTATAAAAACTTCCGTGGTGCTATTGAGTATATTTCGGATGGCCGTTACATTAGCTCTGGTAACATTCAAATTATACAGGGAGATAAAGTAGAAATATCGGAATTACCCATTGGTACATGGACTCAaacatacaaagaaaatgttcttgAACCTTTAGCAAATGGTTCGGAGAAGATTAAACCTATTATTGCTGATTACCGCGAATACCACACAGACACCACGGTACGATTTGTCATTACCCTGGCCCCAGGAGAATTTGATCGTCTCAATGAAGAACCTGGTGGTTTCCATCGCGTTTTCAAATTAACTTCTTCCATGTCCACAAACCAAATGCATGCATTTGATGAATTGAATTGCTTAAGACGTTTCCCAACCTCCATGGATGTTCTAAAGTCGTTTTATCCACTGCGCCTAGAATACTATCAAAAGCGCAAAGATTACTTGGTAGGAATGTTAACTGCTCAAGCTGATCGCCTTACCGATCAGGCGCGTTTCATATTGGAAAAGTGTGAGCGTACATTGGTAGTCGAAAATAAGAAACGTAAATCCATGATTGATGAATTGATAAAGCGTGGCTACCGTCCCGATCCCGTTAAAGAATGGCAGCGGCGCATTAATATGCAGGAGGAAGAAGAACCTGAGGATGAAGATGATGGTGCCGAAGAAGAAGCGTCCGTATCGGGCATCAAGAAAGAGAAAAAAGTTGTCGATCCAGAGAAAGCATTCCAAAAACTTACAGATGTTAAGAAATTCGATTACCTCTTGGGTATGTCCATGTGGATGTTGACCGAAGAACGTAAGAATGAGTTATTGAAACAACGTGATCAAAAATTGGCCGAATTGGCTgcattaaaagaaaaaactatACAAACGTTGTGGTTGGATGATCTGGACGAATTCGAAAAGAAATTGGATGAAGTTGAAGAAAAGGAGCGCCTTGATGAATTAGGCATTAACAAGAAACAAGCCAAGGCTTTGGCCAAGAACAAAGCTGCCGCAGCTGCAGCGACAAAGAAACGCGGCGGTAAAGATGCTAGCGGTGATGTTTTCCCCGATCCACAAGGAGTCAAAGTTGAGTTCAAGGTAAcggaagaaattatgaaaaaagtaGCCGCCGCTGTTGCTGCATCGTCTGGTGTTGCCAAAGTGAAGAAAGAAAAAGTTGATAAAAAGGCCGCAAAAGCAGGTGGAGTAAAACAAGAGGGCGAAGAAGGTGATGAGTTTGACGCCTTGGTAGAAGGAAAAGCTCCTAAAGTTAAGAAAGAACCGGGGGTAAAGAAACCGCGTAAGAAGAAGGAAGATAGTGGTGCTGATGGCCTCAAGCAATCCAAACTCAACTTCAAAGGCAAAGGCGGC cgAAAGAAGGCAAATAGCTCGGACGAAGATGACATTGATGGTTCGGGCAGTGATCTGGATATACATGTTGATTCTGTTGCCCCTCGTGCAGATCGACCTGGCCGCAGGGCTACAGCGAAAAAGTTCAATTACTCTGCTCTCCTTGATTCTGAAGAAGAGAAGAGTAGTGATGGTGAAATGGTATTCAAAGAAAACGATGCTGTTAAAGCCCCTACACATACCGTGGCTAAAATATCCGATGAAGAAAACAGCGAATTGGATGACTTCCAACCCGAAGAATCACCGGATAAAAAGAAGAAGCCTGCCGCAGCGAAACGACCACGCAAGAAGGCATTATCCAGCCCAGAAAGTGAAGAAGACACAAAG aagaagaagaagaaacgtATTGTAAACAGTGacagtgatgatgatgatgattctgATTTTGAGGCTTAA